A region of Ictidomys tridecemlineatus isolate mIctTri1 chromosome 4, mIctTri1.hap1, whole genome shotgun sequence DNA encodes the following proteins:
- the Cavin3 gene encoding caveolae-associated protein 3, with translation MGESALETGPASGAPPGGPVHAVTVVTLLEKLATMLEALKESQGGLAQRQGGLAGSVRRIQSGLGALSRSHDTTSNTLAQLLAKAERVGSHADAAQERAVRRAAQVQRLEANHGLLVARGKLHVLLFKEEAEIPTRAFQKAPEPSDLADQSELSPEQPEAEDAESSDEEPVESRAQRLRRTGLQKVQNLRRALSGRKGPAAPPSTPVKPPRLGPGRSTEGQPEAVQPTLESTVEPEPPQDTEEDPGRPGPAEAAVLQTESAA, from the exons ATGGGGGAGAGCGCGCTGGAAACTGGGCCTGCGTCCGGAGCTCCTCCTGGGGGCCCGGTGCACGCTGTGACGGTGGTGACCCTGCTGGAGAAGTTGGCCACCATGCTGGAGGCACTGAAGGAGAGTCAGGGCGGCCTTGCTCAGAGGCAGGGCGGCCTGGCAGGCTCCGTACGCCGCATCCAAAGCGGCCTGGGCGCGCTGAGTCGCAGCCACGACACCACCAGCAACACGCTGGCACAGCTGCTGGCAAAAGCGGAGCGCGTGGGCTCGCACGCGGACGCTGCTCAGGAGCGGGCGGTGCGCCGCGCTGCCCAGGTGCAGCGACTGGAGGCCAACCACGGGCTGCTGGTGGCGCGCGGGAAGCTACACGTCTTGCTTTTTAAG GAGGAGGCGGAAATCCCAACCAGAGCCTTCCAGAAAGCGCCAGAGCCCTCGGATCTGGCGGACCAGTCGGAGTTGAGCCCAGAGCAGCCAGAAGCCGAAGATGCAGAGAGCTCTGACGAAGAGCCGGTGGAGTCCAGAGCTCAGCGGTTGCGGCGTACAGGTTTGCAGAAGGTTCAAAACCTTCGAAGGGCCCTTTCGGGCCGGAAAGGCCCTGCGGCGCCACCATCCACACCAGTCAAGCCGCCTCGCCTTGGGCCAGGCAGGAGCACTGAAGGCCAGCCTGAAGCTGTCCAGCCCACGCTGGAGTCCACGGTGGAGCCAGAGCCTCCGCAGGACACGGAGGAAGATCCCGGGAGACCCGGGCCTGCTGAAGCAGCTGTGCTTCAAACAGAAAGTGCAGCCTGA